A single Penaeus chinensis breed Huanghai No. 1 chromosome 7, ASM1920278v2, whole genome shotgun sequence DNA region contains:
- the LOC125027528 gene encoding uncharacterized protein LOC125027528 produces MRHLLLLGLLAVDLLLFAESFILPPGYVAPLFPNLPVPFLPTLGVIHASGLMPLLVSTLHAVQAATIIALFATGGYRRKRSSSSEGVANPESLIAAVSRLDTHGCVLKLLCQLEAESPDALSVEERLFVGAYADRLELFAEGSGVEEAHGGDGQACETSEDKCPFEGALLRGLLSRVWRNYSV; encoded by the exons ATGCGCCACCTCCTCCTGCTAGGACTCCTCGCGGTCGACCTCCTCCTGTTCGCCGagtccttcatccttcctcctggCTACGTCGCTCCgctcttccccaacctccctgTTCCTTTTCTTCCAACGCTCGGGGTGATTCACGCCAGCGGACTGATGCCGCTCTTGGTGTCCACGTTGCACGCTGTGCAG GCTGCCACCATTATAGCTCTTTTCGCGACCGGAGGCTACAGGCGCAAGAGAAGTTCCAGCTCAGAAGGTGTGGCGAATCCCGAGTCCCTCATCGCCGCTGTCAGCCGCCTGGACACTCACGGCTGCGTCCTCAAGTTGCTGTGTCAGCTGGAGGCCGAATCGCCCGACGCGCTCTCGGTCGAGGAGAGGCTTTTTGTGGGAGCGTACGCCGATCGCCTCGAGCTCTTCGCCGAGGGCAGTGGCGTCGAGGAGGCCCATGGCGGGGATGGCCAGGCGTGCGAGACTTCAGAGGATAAGTGTCCGTTCGAGGGGGCCCTCCTGAGAGGCCTGTTGAGCAGGGTTTGGAGAAACTATTCTGTGTAA
- the LOC125027570 gene encoding uncharacterized protein LOC125027570, which produces MRYLLPACVAWCLLSLCNGGLVFPFNWLVHSAGPLFTPPAPLPALLGVVPLTGGQILPSIIVSLLAMKGAFIIGYLIYEAADYKDVKQFRFPRSVSDHETLLISTVSQLDQNDCILKLICQLQTKTEETRTAQENVIVDLFSYHLDTFAHVANASVFLPGNEVDSNALDVGMCDSYFSKCPFAEEHLRSLLQYVWSCGSPTL; this is translated from the exons ATGCGCTATCTCTTACCGGCGTGTGTGGCGTGGTGTCTCCTGAGCCTTTGCAACGGAGGTCTCGTCTTCCCGTTCAACTGGCTCGTCCACTCGGCTGGCCCTCTCTTCACTCCGCCGGCGCCACTTCCTGCCTTGCTGGGCGTTGTCCCTCTCACTGGAGGCCAAATCTTGCCTTCGATCATCGTTAGTTTGCTGGCTATGAAG GGCGCCTTCATCATCGGCTACTTGATCTACGAGGCTGCGGATTACAAGGACGTCAAGCAGTTCCGGTTCCCCCGCTCCGTCAGCGACCACGAGACGCTCCTGATCTCCACCGTCAGCCAGCTGGACCAAAACGACTGCATCCTCAAACTTATCTGTCAACTCCAGACGAAGACAGAAGAAACGCGGACGGCGCAGGAAAATGTTATCGTGGATCTCTTCTCGTACCACTTAGATACCTTCGCTCATGTGGCCAACGCATCCGTTTTCCTTCCCGGTAATGAGGTAGATAGCAACGCCCTGGATGTAGGGATGTGTGATTCCTACTTCAGTAAGTGCCCTTTCGCGGAAGAGCATTTGAGAAGTCTCCTGCAGTACGTATGGAGCTGCGGATCCCCCACACTATAG
- the LOC125026890 gene encoding skin secretory protein xP2-like: MRRLWYLAAVIASCLLVPTDEYVIGDIIASTMIANSFSVPIALSTYALMKITLGLGILDAISDKASLTTAGLVSAAGVPIPAPGLAPGPVSVPSPEVVFGPLFEGGHGHGPAPGHGHGHGPAPGHGHGLGYGPAPGHGPAPGHGPAPGHGPAPGHGPAPGHGPAPGHGPAPGHGPAPGHGPAPGHGPAPGHGPAPGHGPAPGHGPAPGHGPAPGHGPAPGHGPAPGPGPAPGHGPAPGPGPAPGHGPAPGPGPAPGHGPAPGHGPAPGHGPAPGHGPAPGHGPAPGHGPAPGPGPAPGHGPAPGPGPAPGHGPAPGPGPAPGHGPEAGRGHGSEPEHGHDFEPVLGNAHGLEPPPEHDPGHAASPGHAASPGHAASPGPAPVLSEGAEFHPLHAEFSHAEPVARLDNYLPQQENNFYPGRPFHRPSEESRYPSVVVYRPFPKTDGPSERVFLPLPLDYDLSDNSFPPPMFPPAHAHAVHKRAAENASKMKDLLLAAVSQVDTVGCAPKILCYLQTKSSSEWTFEEKALLTIIRRGPLLFYHVPKHPPKRKLKPRVLRRF; the protein is encoded by the exons ATGCGGCGGCTGTGGTACCTGGCGGCCGTGATCGCAAGCTGCCTCCTGGTACCAACCGATGAATATGTTATCGGTGATATTATTGCAAGTACCATGATAGCTAATAGCTTTTCGGTCCCCATTGCCCTGTCGACCTACGCGCTTATGAAG ATCACGCTGGGCCTGGGCATCCTGGACGCCATTTCGGACAAGGCGTCGCTCACCACGGCCGGGCTCGTCTCCGCGGCTGGCGTGCCCATCCCCGCGCCGGGCCTCGCGCCAGGGCCCGTGTCCGTGCCCTCCCCGGAGGTCGTCTTCGGTCCACTGTTTGAGGGCGGGCATGGTCACGGACCAGCGCCCGGGCACGGACATGGACACGGACCAGCGCCCGGGCACGGACATGGACTAGGGTATGGACCAGCGCCTGGCCATGGACCGGCACCTGGCCATGGACCAGCACCTGGCCATGGTCCGGCACCTGGCCATGGACCGGCACCTGGCCATGGACCGGCACCTGGCCATGGACCGGCACCTGGCCATGGACCGGCACCTGGCCATGGACCGGCACCTGGCCATGGACCGGCACCTGGCCATGGACCGGCACCTGGCCATGGACCAGCACCTGGCCATGGTCCGGCACCTGGCCATGGACCGGCACCTGGCCATGGACCGGCACCTGGCCATGGTCCGGCTCCTGGCCCTGGACCGGCCCCTGGCCATGGTCCGGCTCCTGGCCCTGGACCGGCACCTGGCCATGGTCCGGCTCCTGGCCCTGGACCGGCACCTGGCCATGGTCCGGCTCCTGGCCATGGTCCGGCTCCTGGCCATGGTCCGGCTCCTGGCCATGGTCCGGCTCCTGGCCATGGTCCGGCACCTGGCCATGGACCGGCTCCTGGCCCTGGACCGGCACCTGGCCATGGACCGGCACCTGGTCCTGGACCGGCACCTGGCCATGGTCCGGCTCCTGGCCCTGGACCGGCACCCGGGCATGGGCCAGAAGCTGGGCGTGGGCATGGGTCGGAGCCAGAACATGGACATGATTTTGAGCCAGTTCTTGGGAACGCTCACGGTCTTGAACCTCCTCCTGAACATGACCCGGGGCACGCAGCATCCCCAGGGCACGCAGCATCCCCAGGGCACGCAGCATCCCCAGGGCCCGCGCCAGTCCTATCGGAGGGCGCGGAGTTCCATCCCCTGCACGCGGAGTTCTCGCACGCCGAGCCGGTGGCGAGACTCGACAACTATCTCCCGCAACAAGAAAATAATTTCTATCCAGGTCGGCCCTTCCATCGTCCTTCAGAAGAGTCCCGATATCCTTCTGTTGTCGTCTACAGACCCTTCCCGAAGACAGACGGTCCTTCCGAGCGCgtgttccttccccttcccttggaCTACGATCTGTCCGACAATAGCTTCCCTCCCCCGATGTTCCCgcccgcacacgcccacgccGTCCACAAGAGAGCAGCCGAAAACGCCTCCAAGATGAAGGACCTCCTCCTCGCGGCCGTCTCCCAGGTGGACACCGTCGGTTGCGCTCCCAAGATCCTGTGCTACCTGCAGACGAAGAGCTCGAGCGAGTGGACGTTTGAGGAAAAGGCTTTACtcaccat AATCAGGAGGGggcctctccttttttatcatgtTCCTAAACATCCCCCAAAACGCAAGCTTAAACCAAGGGTTTTGCGACGGTTTTAA